From one Halosimplex rubrum genomic stretch:
- a CDS encoding helix-turn-helix transcriptional regulator yields the protein MAVQPTGVLTPDELNDTDGRVLDVLHDGRVTPQYVAGELDVSRTYASERLKRLVEHNHVRKLASGLYELADDPREEDSAAADESDLRARLQDALEARDDAQARADRLADRVADLEAQLDDARGGQDTDTGTVAEAADALARGLNRLPDDAPGRTSLEDARALLEGAVGDD from the coding sequence ATGGCGGTGCAACCAACGGGCGTGCTCACGCCCGACGAACTGAACGACACGGACGGCCGCGTCCTCGACGTGCTCCACGACGGCCGAGTTACGCCGCAGTACGTGGCCGGCGAACTGGATGTCTCACGGACGTACGCGAGCGAGCGCCTCAAGCGGCTGGTCGAACACAACCACGTCCGCAAGCTGGCGTCGGGGTTGTACGAACTCGCCGACGACCCGCGCGAGGAGGACAGCGCTGCCGCTGACGAGTCCGACCTCCGCGCCCGGCTGCAGGACGCGCTCGAAGCCCGGGACGACGCCCAGGCCCGGGCCGACCGGCTGGCCGACCGCGTCGCCGACCTCGAAGCACAGCTCGACGACGCTCGGGGCGGACAGGACACCGACACGGGCACGGTCGCCGAGGCCGCCGACGCACTCGCGCGTGGGCTGAATCGACTCCCTGACGACGCCCCGGGGCGGACGTCCCTGGAAGACGCGCGGGCGCTGCTGGAGGGGGCGGTCGGCGATGATTAG
- a CDS encoding metallophosphoesterase family protein, whose protein sequence is MSDKVLFNDGDQLSEQNLAQRAAKSNQTDYVERGMSVTPNGDGTIDIGSGHAVVRDADRAWDVFPDPRAGLPLQDSSGTNHVFLTFDAGASDVDESLNYHIDADGSEPSTPSLLIAIVDAGAGAVAEQNSDPSISAEQLNTKPLKVGYWTDSHWGNSSNNSFVSQTALEAKIDEFAADMNSWGDGGADLVILGGDITTEDNSSQSNSQQRITDFRDYLEGQLNDSIPYHMVWGNHEFANAGTWDYQWSYGPWGISEDSDTYYSIDKHHGKIIVLNTGFNDGSEANLDSSVPSGQFDWFKNELESTNKPVYVFTHTPIPPGTHSGYDNIGLYDQAKYGHLIDQHDNIELVTFGHSHHLSNFGRSPSFDHSLVQRWGQTPYFYQHFPHGVGITGTDFDGSVTPYGKLHIYQDGHWWMQQSYAGDDTDYRTDWQSNGGIEPTVEETWESLSWGYQDAITSLDGYQTTEVGSNSAVTIQQTGRPHYQLDVDNSASGNKAAMMMQRSAAPLTNAEGVDWADMVLNVVCEIDNMTDFAGHIGRGFTAAGGQTFVGLYFNSGNTNLWASDGTDFQTGAATLPNPTGGPTHYQIRMTRSLDRISASVDHNTENGAWMCDEHVPPLDNSTTSADAQSHLYLFNAEARTKSATAQTLRIYDWNIEIAPRLNMTV, encoded by the coding sequence ATGAGTGATAAGGTACTCTTCAACGACGGCGACCAGCTGAGCGAACAGAACCTGGCCCAGCGAGCGGCCAAGTCCAACCAGACCGACTACGTTGAGCGAGGCATGTCCGTCACGCCCAACGGCGATGGGACGATCGACATCGGCAGCGGCCATGCGGTCGTTCGTGATGCCGATCGGGCGTGGGATGTATTCCCTGACCCGCGCGCGGGCCTCCCACTGCAGGACTCGTCGGGCACGAACCACGTGTTCTTGACGTTCGACGCCGGTGCGTCGGATGTGGATGAGTCGCTCAACTACCACATCGACGCGGACGGCTCGGAACCGTCGACGCCGTCGCTACTCATCGCGATCGTCGACGCCGGCGCGGGCGCGGTCGCCGAGCAGAACTCTGACCCGTCGATCAGTGCAGAGCAACTCAACACGAAGCCGCTGAAAGTTGGGTATTGGACCGACTCTCACTGGGGCAACTCCAGCAATAACTCGTTTGTCTCCCAGACCGCCCTCGAGGCGAAAATCGACGAGTTCGCAGCGGACATGAATTCGTGGGGTGACGGCGGTGCCGATCTGGTGATTCTGGGTGGGGACATCACGACCGAAGACAACAGCAGCCAAAGCAACTCTCAGCAGCGCATCACCGACTTCAGGGACTACCTGGAGGGCCAACTCAACGACTCGATCCCCTACCACATGGTCTGGGGCAACCACGAGTTCGCCAACGCGGGGACGTGGGACTACCAGTGGTCATACGGTCCGTGGGGCATCAGCGAGGATTCGGACACCTACTACAGTATCGACAAACACCACGGAAAGATCATCGTCCTGAACACGGGGTTCAACGACGGGTCCGAAGCCAACCTCGACTCGAGCGTCCCATCGGGGCAGTTCGACTGGTTCAAAAACGAGCTGGAGAGTACCAACAAACCCGTCTACGTCTTTACCCACACCCCGATCCCACCAGGCACGCACAGCGGGTACGACAACATCGGACTCTACGACCAGGCGAAATACGGGCATCTCATCGACCAGCACGACAACATCGAATTGGTTACGTTCGGCCACAGCCACCATCTGAGTAACTTCGGACGCTCGCCGTCGTTCGATCACTCGTTGGTACAGCGGTGGGGGCAGACGCCGTATTTCTACCAGCATTTCCCGCATGGTGTCGGGATTACCGGCACCGACTTCGATGGGTCTGTCACGCCGTACGGCAAACTGCACATCTACCAGGACGGACACTGGTGGATGCAGCAGTCCTACGCGGGCGATGATACCGATTATCGGACGGATTGGCAGTCAAACGGCGGTATCGAGCCGACCGTCGAGGAGACGTGGGAGTCGCTGAGTTGGGGATACCAGGACGCGATCACGTCGCTGGATGGCTACCAGACCACTGAGGTCGGGTCCAACAGCGCTGTGACGATCCAGCAGACGGGGCGCCCCCACTACCAGCTCGATGTCGACAACTCCGCGTCGGGCAACAAAGCGGCTATGATGATGCAGCGGTCGGCGGCGCCGCTCACCAACGCCGAGGGAGTAGACTGGGCGGACATGGTGCTCAATGTCGTCTGCGAGATCGACAACATGACTGATTTCGCGGGCCACATCGGACGAGGATTCACTGCTGCTGGCGGCCAGACCTTCGTCGGCCTCTACTTCAATAGCGGCAACACGAACCTCTGGGCCTCTGACGGGACTGACTTCCAGACGGGAGCTGCGACGCTACCCAATCCGACGGGTGGACCGACTCACTATCAGATCCGGATGACGCGCTCGCTGGACCGCATCTCCGCATCGGTCGACCACAACACCGAAAACGGGGCGTGGATGTGCGACGAGCACGTGCCGCCGCTGGATAACTCAACCACATCAGCGGACGCTCAGAGTCACCTCTATCTGTTCAACGCCGAGGCGCGAACAAAGTCAGCAACCGCTCAGACCCTCCGCATCTACGATTGGAACATCGAGATCGCTCCACGACTCAACATGACCGTCTGA
- a CDS encoding plastocyanin/azurin family copper-binding protein yields MSNVPATGWYVEVDHPDSDYTWTPTVYDDQARIAPAPYDYKRGEIPVEAGEQWRLESFEGAPMRVWKDGRPQPIEEFVAPEDGPGSTTTLVGIGGRDLDVRVTEQFDVIPVYEAAEQIIETYTDLTANIDIPETTSETLTISTGDSETDWAEQFDPSDPTSPIIAASGLAPASDGEGSTLARTSHLREAENINDNQVDFRGSLDGASNGEIITLETAGSYVEFDVELEHAIPADQGAVAIRFRAPNDLGNIPNQGSPQELPEITVSVDGESISPYGAYAQVQAGLGWIGVDGWNDDLAPGTHSVRVECTQTASGSPDYGDWFNNTPNYDGTTEDLRGNASVQIDVGNNGSRTFEHPTSGEPAIWVDPGTDVTWQWDDDTESHNVVEETGEFDSGVPITSTSVTYGPVTFDDEGVYRYYCETHGSTDNSSDGMKGAVVVGTDYDSLQNAEMDLDAVTLYDQRYHDVNAFSESTNANDALKYPADYPVGNGGSIPIQAFDGESQVRAVTGGEISVAVDDASGIERLGLSNDRGVSYTDSSAGVSTFSTDFADIGEALRWRVGLRGYGSRTDTTPTQGFERPVLDSWTLDAELEDIPLLVDQTYDGSAKTVLNEIAQQYGDAFWAIDTDAEGNLSFEWAEPGQRTADRDAPVLDFSATKTVENAVEKVTIKGSKQITRDEQVTADHGTWVDLPDTNLLLGQESVADANSSTEYSYRTDYELDAVDGRIRTLASGTIADGQALSVDYWYKPESSHTVDGAGSNPREIVRDLPNLPTERACGQVARILAQDLSEPLYEATVDLPPDASDWSVVEAIDLSQLPYDALEPRDTEETPEGVRLRLGSRDSAAERVGQIRALLGSTVRRS; encoded by the coding sequence ATGTCGAACGTCCCCGCGACCGGCTGGTACGTCGAGGTCGACCACCCCGACAGCGACTACACCTGGACGCCGACGGTCTACGATGACCAGGCGCGCATCGCGCCGGCACCGTACGACTACAAGCGAGGCGAGATCCCGGTCGAAGCCGGCGAGCAGTGGCGGCTCGAATCGTTCGAGGGGGCGCCGATGCGCGTCTGGAAGGACGGCCGCCCCCAGCCCATCGAGGAGTTCGTCGCCCCCGAGGACGGGCCCGGGAGCACGACCACGCTCGTCGGCATCGGCGGGCGCGACCTCGACGTGCGCGTCACCGAACAGTTCGACGTGATCCCGGTCTACGAGGCCGCCGAGCAGATCATCGAAACCTACACCGATCTCACGGCCAACATCGACATCCCAGAAACGACGAGCGAGACGCTGACGATCAGCACGGGAGACTCGGAAACCGACTGGGCCGAGCAGTTTGACCCGTCGGACCCAACGTCCCCGATCATCGCCGCATCTGGGCTGGCTCCCGCTTCGGACGGCGAAGGATCGACACTCGCTCGGACATCGCACCTCCGGGAAGCGGAGAACATCAACGACAACCAGGTCGACTTCCGCGGGTCGTTGGATGGCGCTTCGAATGGCGAGATCATCACTCTCGAAACTGCGGGGTCATATGTCGAGTTCGACGTGGAGCTGGAGCACGCCATCCCGGCTGACCAGGGCGCTGTCGCGATCCGCTTCCGAGCGCCGAACGACCTCGGGAACATCCCCAACCAGGGGTCGCCACAAGAACTCCCCGAAATTACAGTCTCTGTCGACGGCGAGTCGATCAGCCCGTACGGAGCCTACGCGCAGGTCCAGGCTGGCCTCGGCTGGATCGGGGTGGATGGGTGGAACGACGATCTCGCTCCGGGGACCCACAGCGTCCGCGTCGAGTGTACGCAGACGGCCAGCGGCTCGCCCGACTACGGAGACTGGTTTAACAACACACCGAACTACGACGGGACGACCGAAGACCTGCGCGGGAACGCCAGTGTCCAGATCGACGTGGGGAACAACGGCAGCCGGACCTTCGAGCACCCGACGAGCGGCGAGCCCGCCATCTGGGTCGACCCCGGGACAGATGTCACCTGGCAGTGGGACGACGACACGGAGTCGCACAACGTCGTTGAGGAGACCGGCGAATTTGACTCGGGCGTGCCGATCACGTCGACCAGCGTGACCTACGGTCCGGTGACGTTCGACGACGAGGGCGTCTATCGCTACTACTGCGAAACTCACGGCAGCACCGATAACTCCTCGGACGGGATGAAGGGGGCAGTCGTCGTCGGGACCGACTACGACTCGCTCCAGAACGCCGAGATGGACCTCGACGCCGTCACGCTCTACGACCAGCGATATCACGATGTTAACGCGTTCTCCGAGTCGACGAACGCCAACGACGCCCTGAAATACCCAGCGGACTACCCTGTCGGGAACGGCGGATCGATACCGATCCAGGCCTTCGACGGGGAGAGTCAAGTGCGGGCAGTCACCGGCGGGGAGATCTCGGTCGCTGTCGACGACGCGTCCGGGATCGAGCGCCTCGGGCTGTCGAACGATCGGGGCGTCTCATATACGGACAGCAGTGCCGGCGTCTCCACGTTCAGCACGGACTTCGCCGATATCGGCGAGGCCCTCCGCTGGCGGGTCGGGCTCCGAGGGTACGGCTCTCGGACGGACACCACACCGACCCAGGGGTTCGAGCGGCCGGTACTGGACAGCTGGACGCTCGACGCCGAGCTGGAGGATATCCCGCTACTGGTCGACCAGACGTACGACGGGTCGGCCAAGACCGTCCTCAACGAGATCGCCCAGCAGTACGGAGACGCCTTTTGGGCCATCGACACGGACGCCGAGGGCAACCTCTCGTTCGAGTGGGCGGAGCCCGGCCAGCGGACCGCCGACCGGGATGCGCCCGTACTCGACTTCTCGGCGACGAAGACCGTCGAGAACGCCGTCGAGAAGGTGACGATCAAGGGCTCGAAACAGATCACGCGAGACGAGCAAGTGACCGCCGACCACGGGACGTGGGTCGACCTCCCCGACACGAACCTACTACTCGGCCAGGAATCCGTCGCCGACGCGAACTCCAGCACGGAGTACTCCTACCGGACCGATTACGAACTTGACGCGGTCGACGGACGCATCCGGACGCTCGCCAGCGGGACCATCGCTGACGGGCAGGCGCTGTCGGTCGACTACTGGTACAAACCAGAGAGCAGCCACACGGTCGACGGTGCTGGGAGCAACCCCCGCGAGATCGTCCGCGACCTTCCGAACCTGCCAACCGAACGCGCCTGCGGTCAGGTGGCCCGCATCCTCGCGCAGGACCTCTCCGAGCCGCTGTATGAAGCGACGGTCGACCTCCCGCCGGACGCGTCGGACTGGTCGGTCGTCGAGGCGATCGACTTGAGCCAGCTGCCCTACGACGCCCTGGAGCCGCGCGACACGGAAGAGACGCCGGAGGGCGTCCGCCTCCGTCTTGGCTCCCGGGACTCGGCCGCCGAGCGTGTTGGTCAGATCCGCGCGCTTCTGGGGAGCACCGTCCGGCGGTCGTAA